In Cryptococcus neoformans var. neoformans B-3501A chromosome 3, whole genome shotgun sequence, the DNA window GTCAACTATGAACGggcgaaaaagaaatgaTCACATACTGTCTGACTAGAATCATAACGATCGACACAAACGACTGATCAAAAGTCAGTGTTTTTGCACATGGCTTACCTCGAAAACTTACCAGACTTCCAATAATCATTTGAAGGAACAATATCACTTGTTGAAAAGGACTCAGAGTACTCAGATCCACAGTTGCCAGTCCAGTCACCGTCATTGCAGACATACAGCAAAAAAGACAGTCGATGTAAGATATGTGATACTCTGTATTACAGGCAAACATGATGGAGGAAGTAATGAGAGGAACCTGTGCAGTCCATGCTTAGACTAGGATAGCTGTCCGTATTGCGATAACTTACGACTGTAAAGGTAATGAGGTGGATTCGATAAAAGTTGAGGGAGCCCACAATGAGAGCCTTCCATTTCGTCCTTCTGGAGGGTAAGGCGAGGTAAGAGGGCAGGGTGGAGAGTGAGGGTCTGATGGACGGCATTGTGGAGGGTCACAGGCTTTTCGGAAGCGCTGTGGATTAGATGATGAGTGGTGGGCAGTGAGGGTCGCTGGAAGCTCGACCTTGCAAGTGCACTTGTGTATTGTTATTGGTCGGAGGCGGACATGGCGTTTAGAGTGATAGACGCTGCGAGGCTGCGAGACTGATGGGAGGGTGTGGGGGCGAGACGAATCAAGCACGATGGAAAAAGGTGGATTTGGTAACGAAgacaagggcaaaggaCTGACGCACAGCGGAAACCGGATAAAGGACCCAAAGGACGATTGAGCCGCCAGCCGCCGAAAAGCTGGAATCAAATGTTCCTCTACATCAACAAATGTGCGATCTGCAATCTGTGACATCTTCTGGGCCCTCCCTGCGCCATTCTTCCCACGTGGGAGTGACGAACCCATTTTAAATTTAGCAcaaacatcatcaacaactgGGAAAGACATCTTATGAGCCATGGGGTACAAGACGAGACCATCTCTACATATGTGCTTAAATTCCTATATATTTCCATAGCAACCATTTCATCGGGAGCCAATGCGTCCAGAGGTACAAAGAGAGAATTTCGAGCAATCACCACCTCCCATTGATCCGATCGTCTGTCAGGATCGCGAATAACTATCACTGTCTGGGATCTAAGATCATTCCTACTGGTCGTGAAGTTCAGACACAGCCAACTTCGTATAACAGGCCAATAGCTCTGAAAATACCTGAGCTTTCTTGATGCGTTCAGTGGAAAAAATGTTCTTGTCAAAGGAAGGTATTCTTTCGACTCCTGCATTTACCGAGGTTCAAGTTTTGCGTCTTCGACGATTAATCAATCAGCTTCGAACAGGTCCCTTTTCATCCCAATTGCATTTACTCCCAAAATTCTAGGACTCTGCTTGTAGGACGTTTCTTATAGCCCAAGTTGGGTTTTTCGAATAAGAAAACTCAAAATCACATGCTTAGATATGTACATGTCGTTGTATGTACTTTTATACTCTTACGTTTTAACAAGAAGGCTATTCAAGGGGTTCCTCCGGCTTTCAGCCTTCGCTCCCTCAGTTCGCGAAGAGCAATCAAGCCGCTGTATGCTGCAATTGCACAGAGGGCGAGGAAAGGGGGCAGGAGCTAGGAAGTTTGTGATCAGCGTACACCTCGAGAACGATCATTCTTCGATACCCACTTGGTACAATTTAAGGCCAACCCAGTACACAAAGATGAGTGTCTCAATAGCCGCAAGGACAAGCAAAAACACATAGGAAGATACTGGAGGAGTTTGGAAATTGAGAGAAGGCGATAGCTTTCCAAACTGCAATTTTGAGTTAGCCGAAGCCGATTTTGATTACCCTAGAAAGTCTGAAAGTACTAACCAATGCAAAAAGTACACCCCAAGGAGCAAGGGTTACTATAATCCCAGCACCACTTTTAGCCCATCCCACAGTCTTAGGATCTTCCTTGAAAGTGTGGTATAGCTCTTGCTCAGGCTGGAAGGCCGGCTCACCAGCTCGCGGAGGAAGATCATGTCGCTTTCGAGGACGAGGCTGCAAAATAGATTCGGGAATAGAGAGTTCGCCCAAAGGGTAAGCGAGAGGGGTATATTCGTCCAGCGAcgaaaggaggagagtgagATGGAATTTGCCGCGGGTAGGTAAAAGGGCAGGATGAGGCTTAGCAGCGTTCTGCCATAGTGTGAGCATAGACTGCGCAATTCGACTGCGAGAGCTTACGATAGTTATTTGAGCCTTGCCGTTGCTTTTGACAGTAATAGGTAGAgtcacatcatcatcatcaccctGCAGGccttcaagaagaagatgggctTGTTGAGGATACACTGGTTCTCCCGATGTCGTGTCAATGACAGTAAAGGCGAGCTTGAAGTTTGTGGTCTCAGAGAGGGCGataggagaaggaagaggagtggGTTCCTTCAGACTAAATGAAACCCCAGGTTATATACCGTATCCCTAGATACCAAGCCATGCATTACTTACGTGTAGGTGGCGTCGTTCAGTCCATCCGGGGATGTGACAGCTACTTTGGCGGCCTTGATTCCAAGTGTTCCCTTGGCGGTGACTGAAGTCGCTGTGATTAAAGTAAGAAGGCCCAGGGCTTTTGCGCTTCGGAAAAACGAAAGCATGATTGTCTTCGCTTTTGGTTATAAACCTCAGGTCACTCGGTCAAAGTTAAACTGTCGAAAATAGGAGATTTGAGCGACAATCGAGAACGCCGAGAGCGATAATGCTGATGATGGCTCTTGGTGGACGTGGAACGCGACGACAACGACCGCATTTGGAGTCGGTCATAACCGCTTGTCacctccactcttctcgTTCTATCTACTAGTGACTACGCGTCGccctttcatcctcaacctcctcgtTGTTCGTTCTCGTACAGATGTGGTCATCAGTCCAGCTGGCAATCAATCTTATACTGACAGGTATATCGAACGCAGAGCGTAGATATACAATCAACAAAGGACATTGTGGTAATCGCAAACATCAACAACAGATGAACCTCGGATTGCCAGAAGACGTGACAGACTTCATTCACCAcagcatcatcattgcGTTGTCTGTAGTGATTAATTGCCAGATAACAATAGCGGATACTTCGTTCTGTCATCCCAAGATCATATTGTTTCCCCTTGACTTCGCCCAGCCTGCtcaagagagaagaagcaccTATCGTCGCTGCTTGCGCATCCCATATGATGACAACAAGACTACTCCAACAATCTTTAGCAgcatccatcatcattttaTGATGCTTGGCAACTACGATAAACCAGGAAGGTCCAGGTAGCTCATATAAAAATCTTTATGCACAGCAACAAAAGATGGTTCATCATAGTTCCTTATCACTtcatggagaagaagtagtAGCGAGGGCAGCGCTGAGCGGTGGAGGCCTCGCTTCGTTTAAGCGACGAAAACTCTGATTCCTTTGGGCTCTTTGACCTTCCATCACGCGTTCTTTACCGAATGCGTAGGCGTTAACTCCTTAAAATATTCTTAACGCCGAGGCATTTTATGCActtttctccctttctgCCTCCACTTAGCGTATTCCGTTTTCCCACGGTCGGTCCCCCACCCTCTCTGCCAGACCTATTTAAACAAATGCATCACTCATTcgtttcctttttcttcatcgaccTTACTCTGCAGGATCTCTGTATAGTAATCGTTCTTTTTTGCTAGTCCACACTAGCCACATTTTCCACGTCGAGGGGATGATCTAGTCACCCGCTTCGCTCTTTCACAGAGGCATTTAGCCGTCGGTCCTCTCTTTCGGGAGAGGTTCCGGGAGGTTATCGAAGAAGCTGGCGGTATGGTACCAGTTGACCTCTTGGGGAAAGCTTGGGAGATACCGTGGGCTGGAGCGGGCTTTCTGATCGACGTTCAAGTTTCGATTTCCACAATATCCGGCAAGTGCAAAGGCAAACTGTTAATAGCAGTAGTTAGGTGAGCAGTgaattcttctttcttgatCTCGTTTTGGGCTACGGCCatttttctcttattttctCTACCTTCCCGAACGATGACCTGAGTGCATTTGGCTTGAGGACGTCTTTACCGTCGTCGATGCTGAAAAAACCACGCTACCTTACTTTTTACCTCTGACAAATTTTTCGTTCCTTGAAAATTTTCTGCTCATCTTGGAAGGATTGAAAGCTGACCAATTCGTGTCTTCAGGCTtatatcttcttcatttctaAATTCATTACATCAATTTCCGGTACCGTTATTTGTTGTCATGCATTACCATCTTATTGAGCCGCACCTGGATCTGCCCATGTTCATCTTAAGTCACCAAGCATCATCAACTGAGTGATGCAGCTACCGATGCAACTAAAGTGTTGGGAATCTTGGTTGTCATAGAGCTCGATGGAATGGGCACTATACTCTTAGCAAGCTAGTCGGTCAACAAAGCAGTAAAGTGAAAACAGTATGAGGGCGAAACGACAGGAAGTCACAGCTATTATCTGGCGATTATTTAGTACAAATGATTactgacgatgatgatgttgtgAAGTCATGTGTGGCAATCTTGAGGTCCATCTGTTGCTGATGTCTGCGATCGCAATGTCCTTTGTTGGTTGTATCTCTACGCTCTGCATTGGATGTATCTGTCAGCGTACGATTGATTGCCAGCTAGAGTGATGTGATTTGTTACGCGTTATAGAGTCTCTTTGTTAAGTTGTGGACGTTTCGTTAATTGTAGCGGTGTTACATTCATGTCTCTGCTAATCCCAGCAACGATTCAACAAAAGCTTATTTTTTTGCTACTGCGCAATTGGTTCTTCTCATATTCCTTATTCAAGTTGCCCAATCTGCAATACACGAGGGGTTAATTATCACAAAGGTGCAAGAATGTTCAAGAAATCGACACAAAGATTCGTCCATCAAACCCGCTGAGCAATGCCAGTTTGGAACGAGCACATGCTCCGCTTATCTATTATAAATATTTCTCAGTTAAGAACCCGACAACATTGTTGGGACTATCGGATCAAATCAGTCAAATTGTCTTAGCCTTTTTGATGAATTAAACTTACTCTTCTGCGGGCCTGACGCCGATATCAATGTCGATGAGATTGCCCGTTCCCTTCTCGAAGATGAAGTGAGAACGCTTGGTGCTATATATTTGACTGTCAGCATATAGAAGCCAGGCATTGCATTGCCAGAAGCACTGACTTTTTGGGAGGAACGAATGCACCCAGCCTAATGAGGTATCGAAAAAATGAGcgaggatgatgttggATGGAGGTCAAGGACTAACCTTTTGATCAGTTTGCTCTTGGGATCACTGAGAAGATGGTAGTTGAGAGATTTTTTGGCTTTCCACTGTAATTATATCAGCCCTGGGCTTGACAGAACAGCACCAATTTTGAGTACCTTTTGTTGTGCCGTCGGAGTGTCTTTTGAGAGTCCATAAATCTCATAACCAAATACTGCGATTTCTTCGAACATGTCTCTGTACCCGCATGCTTGATTAGTACATCCTGGTGTGTCGGCCTTGAATTATGTCAGTAAATGATATATTTTTGACTTCTATCCAACGATGGGCCCACCTTGGGGTACAAGAAGAACACAACGCCCTTTTCACCGGCCAATGTTGAAACATCAACCGTGTtcccctcctcatcctccaactTGATGCTTGGAAGCCTATctcccatcttcaacacctcgccatcctcttcgtcctctcGTTCTTCACTATCTTCATCAGGagtcatctccttcttcttcttggccgGCGCCTTTTTGGGTTTACTAACCGCTGCAACgaccttcttggccttgggTGATAGGGAAGCGCCTTCAGTAGTGATTTCGGCCTTGTCGGAGATAACGAGCACATCTTCGCTCTTTGGTTTGGATGCTCTGGATTTCTTGGGAGCGGTCTGAGGCCCATCGTTCTCTTCATCGCTCTCTGCAAGGACGATTCGCTACGCGTTGCAGTTGAGCACCGACGCGTCTATGTGATGTGACAGTGGAAATACCTTCTTGGCCCTCGTAGATCTCCTGAGAGATGTGTCTGCTTCTGGGGATATGGATGTCATCTATGTGTGCTtaaggaagagagacaATGTGTTGCGAGGGAAAGGATATACTATATGCTGGCAGGTGGGAGTGGTTATATTACCAAGACGCgtgcggtggtggtgccTGGACAGGCACGGGTGACGTGTGATTAACCGGTCGCCAGCTCGATGGAAAGATTTAAGGATTTGCCGAACGAGTAGCAACGAGGAGAGAGGCGAGAATAATAATTTATTTTTTgatttttgttgttgttttaGACTGGTTGTATCGCTAATCCCCTCCTTTCCGCCCCCTCAAAAAGTAAGCCCGCTTCCCGTCTCCCCCTGCCCCAGCTCACAGCAGCAGTGTGCGGTATCATcggcctcctccttcacgATCCCCTGGCCACGCAGACCACTCTTGCCGGCACAGAGCTGTAAGTGCTTTCGACCAGGCCTGCAGGAGGTGCTGACAGTTTATACCCAGTGCTGAGGGTCTTTCCCTTCTGCAACACCGGTAAGCTCACATTCGCCTGTCAATTATCCAGTGTGCACCATCGCTGACTGGTATTTGCGTTCGCCACAGTGGCCAGGACGCCGCTGGTGTCGTCACTTGCGGGTCGGGTGGTCGATTCTATCAAGTAAAGGCGAATGGTATGGTCAGGGATGTGTTTGACGAGGCTGCTGTTGCCGGTCTCAAGGGCTGGATGGGTATCGGCCACGGTGAGCATTTTGCAACTACTCATTTGTAAGCCCAGTTGTCTGATTTGTAACGTAGCTCGATACCCCACCGCGGGCAGTTCTGCTCATGCCGAGGCGCAGCCTTTTTATGTTAACTCTCCTTATGGAATCTGTTTTGCCCATGTACGTGGCATCTCGATGAATGTAATGAAATTACTGACACTGCTATAGAACGGTAACATTGTCAACACCCCCGCCTTGAGACAGTTCCTTGACGTCGACGCTCATAGACATATCAACACTGATTCCGACTCtgagcttcttctcaacGTCCTCGCTAACAATCTTCAAAAGACTGGCAAGTTCCGTATCAATGAGGAAGACATCTTCACTGCCGTCGGTGATCTTAACAAAGCCTGTATCGGTGGCTACGCCTGTGTAGCCATGATTGCCGGCTTTGGTCTTGTGGTCTTTAGAGACCCCAACGGTATCCGCCCCGTCGGCATCGCCACCAGACAAGGTGCCCGAGGCGGACTTGATTATTTGGTCGCGAGTGAGAATATTGTTGCTCAGGGATTAGGTTTCAGCGATTGGGAGGATGTCAAGGCCGGTGaggccatcatcatcacccgCGAAAAAATCTCTCGCCGCCAAGTGGCCGAACCTCAAGTCTTCTCCCCCGACATTTTCGAGTATGTCTACTTTGCTCGACCCGACTCCACTATCGACGGTATCAGTGTCTACCGAAGCCGAATGGCCATGGGAGAGTATCTCGCTGAGACGGCCAAGAAGGAGTTGGCCAAAGCTGGTTTGACTGTAGATGTTGTGATTCCTGTGCCCGACACCTCTCGAGTTGCCGCTTTGCAACTTGCTCAACACCTTGGAATCCCTTACCGAGAAGGGTTTATTAAGAACCGTTATGTTGGTAGAACTTTTATCATGCCGGGACAGACGCAGCGGCAAGTATTCTCCACTTACTTTCATCTCAGTCATATTAATGTAGATTGCAGACGCAAGAACGTTCGACGAAAGCTCAATGCCATGCCCATGGAGTTTGCTGGCAAGGTTGTTATGCTTGTTGATGGCAAGTCTTATCTTCTGATGTACTGTATCGGTATTGACAGTTTCTCCAGACTCCATTGTTCGAGGCACCACTTCCAAGGAGATTGTGCAAATGGCCAAGGACGTAGGTGCCAAGAAGGTCGTCTTTGCTTCCTGTGCTCCTCCCATCCGGTAAGTATCGGTTTGCCTGTAGTTTTACCCACATGCTGATTGTCCTTAAAAGTTACTCCAACGTCTATGGTATCGATATGCCTTCTCCCGAAGAGCTCGTCGCCCACAATCGAACTACCGAAGAAATTGCCAAGCACATTGGCGTCGACCTCGTCATTTACCAGACCCTTGACGATCTTGTTGCCTCGTGCAAGCAATTTAACCCTTCCATCGAACAGTTCGACTGCTCTGTCTTTACCGGCGAATACGTCACTGGTGGTGTCGATGACAGATACCTCGAACACTTGATGAAGCTGAGAAACGACAAGGCCAAGGCCAAAAAGATCCAAGCTGTTGTTGAGCAGCCAGAAGGGCAGATTAGCTGCAGCGGACCCATGAACGGATCCGACTCTCTTATGGGTTTGGCCAACCATTCTCCCAAAATCGGGCCGTCTGCTATGCCTTCTCCCAACGACACTGTCGGCCTTCATAACTCTTGGTTCGGCTCATAGACTGGGGACTTGTTTCATGACATCGATGTTTTCCCatttgttttttttttgggctGATCATGTTTTCTTGCGGTAGCAATGTCAAACAATCGAGAACTTTTGCATATAAAATTGAAATGTATTTACTTGTTTTGCATCCTGCTTATAGCATATTACGTGGCGATTCGTATACTATACAATTCTAATAGTACCATGTGTTATAAGCAACAGCTTTTTCTACTGATGAAAACTCGCTGGAATATCTGATTGGGCCCAAAATGCATACGAAATACCGAAAGTGCTGGATAATACAAATATATGAAACTTCTTCCTTACAACTAACTCTATGCCAGTTTTCTAGGCCTCGAGGGCAACTTTCTCCACAGCCTCGGTGAAGATGTCCATAgctctcttcatctcctcctcattaATGACCAAAGCAGGAATGAACCTGATAGTGTCGAAGCAAGAAGTGGTAAGAACCATCAAGTCCTTCTCGAGACAATAAGCCTGAACCCTCTTGCCAATGTCCTTGGGAATCTTGGTGCCCTCGGGCAATCCTTCGTGGGTAAGAGGGTCGGAAGCAGAACGGAATTCAATGGCAGTCATGAGACCAACACCTCGAACATCGGCAATGAGGTGCTTGGTCTTCTCGGAAGAGGCAAGCTTGTTGAGGGCGGTGAAGAGCTGCTCGGATCGAGCGGCAACATTCTTCTCGATCTCACCCGAGGCATAGACTTCTTGGGCGGCAATACCAGCGGCACAAGCGACGGGGTTACCGGCATAAGTTCCACCCAAAGAACCAACGTCAAGAGTACTCATGAGCTCCTTGGTGGAGACAATACCGGAGAGGGGGAAACCGTTGGCGATACCCTTGGCGAAGACAAGGACGTCGGGTCGGAAATCGGGAATGGAGTTGACGGCAAAGTACTTTCCGGTTCGGAAGAAACCAGTCTGAACTTCATCGacaacaagaaggatgCCGTGCTTGTCGCAAACCTCTCGAAGGTGCTTCATAAAGGCAGGGGGACAGGGAACGTAACCACTGTTAGGGAATATCTAGTGAGCTGGATTGCCTCATGAACTGAGCGAGATATAAAACGTACCCCTCACCCTGGACTGGCTCAATGAAGATGGCGGCAACATCCTTGGGGCTGGTCTGCTGACGAAAGAGAAGGTCAAGCTGGTACTTGGCGAGGTTGACAAGCTCCTCCTCGGaagtagaaggagaaaCGCCAAGAGAGTGCCAATAGGGATAGGGGGTGGCGATCACGCCGGGCTGCGAGAGACAGAATCAATCAGCAAATGCTTGTCAACAACTGAAAAGAAAGCACACCATCAAAGGGCCGGTGCTCTGGGTGTAGATGGGCTTAGACCTGGTCATGGAACCGGAACCCATGGTTCGGCCGTGATAAGCGCCCTGGAAGACAATCAAGTTCTGCCTGCCAGTTGCCTTCCTGGTGAGCTTGACGGCAGCCTCAACTGCCTCGGAACCAGAGttccagaagaagaactggtCAAGAGAGGGGTCGGGCATAACAGGGAGGAGCTTCTCGATAAGCTCAAGATAGGGCTGATGGAAAGCGATGGAGCACTGAAGATGAACGAGGTTGTTGATCtgctcagcagcagccttgGAGACCGCGGGATGGCAGCTAAAGGTGCATCGTGAGCTTGAAGtgctggatgatgaagaggataaTACCCACTGTCCAAGGTTGGTAACACCGATACCAGCAGTGAAGTCGAGCAACTTCTTACCATCAGCGGTATAAAGGTTGAGGCCTTCACCCTTGACGATAACATGGTCCTTCACTCGGCCAAGACCGTGAGAGACGTGTTCACGGCCAAAATCGGACCATTGGGCTGCAGTGCGGACGGGGGCAGACATGCTGacggaggtggaggcgaAAGACCTGGTGGAGGTACGGACAGTtcgagagagaagaggggcGATTCGAGGAGGCATGGTGGTGATCTCAATGGGGAGCGGGGCTGTGCTTTATAGGGGGAGAGAGCTGTGGGATATTAGGGATGAGAGCAAAATTTGACCATTGAGAGGATGTTCGTTTACTGGGTGAAGTCGCGAAATGACTATTGCGTGGACGTCGTCGCTTGAGTTGCCGCCCGGCGCTTCCTGTCCCGCCTCGCTTGCGACCCGCTCCACTCAAAAAAGGTCAAATTACACCGGAAAAGGTCAGATAAAATCCTAAAAGGTCAGATTTCTCACACAAAGGTCAGATGCTCGCTCAAAATCTGACTTTTCCATTCAGAAATCTGACCTTTTCACGCTTTTTACCAATCTTGCCATTTCCACTCTTCGCCCAACTGTCGGCCTCGTCCGACGCTAGGCACCactattattattatcaaTCGACGACGCTACTCATGCTCATGCGTGGGCTGAGCTGCACGCTGCATGCGAAACCACTATACGTGATACGTAAAACTGCATCTTTGGCCGTCTATCCACCTATACGTCGCCGTTACATTCATACAGACAGTTCTTAAAGTACAAGCTGCACAAACAACAAGGCACAAGTATATTAATACCCCAGAGcagcctccttcctcaatcTAGCTTCGCTCGTCTCGTTTTTGATCTCCGGACTTACAAATCTAGACAACTtgtctttctcctcctgccCTAGCGTAGTAACCTTGTACTcccccttttcttctttttccttcttcatttcgGCGATACAGCCAATAAAATCTTCAATCGCTTGCGGGCTAATCTGATGGTGGACGACGCAACGTTGACCACCAATAACAATGGGATCAGGAAGAGCAGCCAGCCTGGCCATGACAGCGTCCAGGGGTAGTCCAATGGATTTAGATTGGAAAAATACCTGTGCAAACCATCATGATTAGCATGGGGATGAAATGATGAACAGACAATAAGCGTAGCATACCATGCTGGTGTCCACTGGCGCCAGGATATCACAGCCTAGCTCTCTCAAACCCTGCTCCAGTCGCGACGCAAGTTCATGTGTCTTTATAAGTCTTGGGAAGTGATGGGTTATTGCGTAATCCGCAGACGCAGCTATCCCACCAGCTTGCCTGATACCTCCCCCAAAAGCCTTGCGGAACCACTTAGCGCGATCGATGAATTCTTTAGAGCCGACCAACGCAGAACCGATCGGTGCACCTAGGCCCTTGGAGAGGCAGAGCGATGCCGAGTCAAAGGGAGCGATAAGTTCTGTAAGACTATGCGACAAGTTAGGATAGTACAttcaggagaagaaaaataaAGTCACTCACACAGTCTGCAGATCCTCCTCTTTGTTGGGATTTAGCCCCCTCTTCGAGATGACATCGGCAGCCACGTTCCAGATCCTCGCGCCATCAAGATGCATACCAATGTCATGTTTTCTTGCCATTTCCCCAATCTTTacaatctcttcttgcgGGAAAATCATGCCGGACAAAGTATTTTCAAGGCAAATAAGCTTGGTAGGAGCAATGTGAATATTGGTGCCCAGCTGCAAAGCTGGCTCGATATCCTGCACGGTCAAGTGTAAACCATTTTCCGGTACAAGCTGATGGGTAGTCGCCTGAGAAAACATGGCAATTCCACCGGCTGGGAGGCTCCATCAGAAAGCATCCAATGTATAAGAAAATCTCACGTACCTTCCATCTTGTGGACATGTGCTCGCCAGTCAGTGATGACACTGTGCGGTGGTTGCTTCATGTGTGTTCTAATGGCCAGTTCTATCACCCAAGGCATCGTCAGTACGCTACTGTATGAAACTCGTTTCCTTTATTTCGGCACACGTACGATTC includes these proteins:
- a CDS encoding hypothetical protein (Match to ESTs gb|CF186287.1|CF186287, gb|CF186354.1|CF186354; HMMPfam hit to AhpC-TSA, AhpC/TSA family, score: 84.8, E(): 2.2e-22); translation: MTPDEDSEEREDEEDGEVLKMGDRLPSIKLEDEEGNTVDVSTLAGEKGVVFFLYPKADTPGCTNQACGYRDMFEEIAVFGYEIYGLSKDTPTAQQKWKAKKSLNYHLLSDPKSKLIKRLGAFVPPKNTKRSHFIFEKGTGNLIDIDIGVRPAEDPNNVVGFLTEKYL
- a CDS encoding hypothetical protein (HMMPfam hit to GATase_2, Glutamine amidotransferases class-II, score: 184.1, E(): 2.8e-52) produces the protein MCGIIGLLLHDPLATQTTLAGTELAEGLSLLQHRGQDAAGVVTCGSGGRFYQVKANGMVRDVFDEAAVAGLKGWMGIGHARYPTAGSSAHAEAQPFYVNSPYGICFAHNGNIVNTPALRQFLDVDAHRHINTDSDSELLLNVLANNLQKTGKFRINEEDIFTAVGDLNKACIGGYACVAMIAGFGLVVFRDPNGIRPVGIATRQGARGGLDYLVASENIVAQGLGFSDWEDVKAGEAIIITREKISRRQVAEPQVFSPDIFEYVYFARPDSTIDGISVYRSRMAMGEYLAETAKKELAKAGLTVDVVIPVPDTSRVAALQLAQHLGIPYREGFIKNRYVGRTFIMPGQTQRRKNVRRKLNAMPMEFAGKVVMLVDDSIVRGTTSKEIVQMAKDVGAKKVVFASCAPPIRYSNVYGIDMPSPEELVAHNRTTEEIAKHIGVDLVIYQTLDDLVASCKQFNPSIEQFDCSVFTGEYVTGGVDDRYLEHLMKLRNDKAKAKKIQAVVEQPEGQISCSGPMNGSDSLMGLANHSPKIGPSAMPSPNDTVGLHNSWFGS
- a CDS encoding hypothetical protein (Match to EST gb|CF188201.1|CF188201; HMMPfam hit to Aminotran_3, Aminotransferase class-III, score: 418.1, E(): 1e-122); the protein is MPPRIAPLLSRTVRTSTRSFASTSVSMSAPVRTAAQWSDFGREHVSHGLGRVKDHVIVKGEGLNLYTADGKKLLDFTAGIGVTNLGHCHPAVSKAAAEQINNLVHLQCSIAFHQPYLELIEKLLPVMPDPSLDQFFFWNSGSEAVEAAVKLTRKATGRQNLIVFQGAYHGRTMGSGSMTRSKPIYTQSTGPLMPGVIATPYPYWHSLGVSPSTSEEELVNLAKYQLDLLFRQQTSPKDVAAIFIEPVQGEGGYVPCPPAFMKHLREVCDKHGILLVVDEVQTGFFRTGKYFAVNSIPDFRPDVLVFAKGIANGFPLSGIVSTKELMSTLDVGSLGGTYAGNPVACAAGIAAQEVYASGEIEKNVAARSEQLFTALNKLASSEKTKHLIADVRGVGLMTAIEFRSASDPLTHEGLPEGTKIPKDIGKRVQAYCLEKDLMVLTTSCFDTIRFIPALVINEEEMKRAMDIFTEAVEKVALEA
- a CDS encoding hypothetical protein (Match to ESTs gb|CF188676.1|CF188676, gb|CF188675.1|CF188675), with protein sequence MVRGACFKYASLPVRISASIIFPTRTLATTAPIAMPVASSKSSADVTPDVGGQANVDQLHRVSRDFRSDTITIPTDAQLLCCLRATRGDDVYGEDTSTTALEKRIAKLTGKEAAMFAVSGTMTNQLAIRTHMKQPPHSVITDWRAHVHKMEAGGIAMFSQATTHQLVPENGLHLTVQDIEPALQLGTNIHIAPTKLICLENTLSGMIFPQEEIVKIGEMARKHDIGMHLDGARIWNVAADVISKRGLNPNKEEDLQTVLTELIAPFDSASLCLSKGLGAPIGSALVGSKEFIDRAKWFRKAFGGGIRQAGGIAASADYAITHHFPRLIKTHELASRLEQGLRELGCDILAPVDTSMVFFQSKSIGLPLDAVMARLAALPDPIVIGGQRCVVHHQISPQAIEDFIGCIAEMKKEKEEKGEYKVTTLGQEEKDKLSRFVSPEIKNETSEARLRKEAALGY